ATCTTCCGATAACAACCGCCAGATAATCTCCAACCGGTCGCGCATTAGCGACAGCCAGATCGAATGCTCCACTCCGTCGTCATAATGCGTGAACGCGCTGCCGGTGTTGTACGGTGGATCAATAAACACGCACTTCACCTTGCCAGAAAATTCCGATTCCAGAGCTTTTAAGGCCAGCAGGTTGTCGCCAAAAATCAGCCGATTATCGAAGATATCGCCATTCGTCACCCGATGCTTCGCGTGATAACTCTTCGCCGGGTCTTCCAGCAAAATGCGCGGCTCCAGCTTAGGCCGGTTCTCCTTACCAATCCAGGTAAGTTCGAGTTTGGATTTTTTGATACTCATAATCTAAATGGGCTTCTTTAATGGATATAGGCGGCGAGTTTCGTTTGCGTTTGCCCAATAGCTTCCATTTTTTTCCTTACGCGGCCAGCCGTTTTCCTGATCCGCTATGGCTTCGACTAACTCAAGAACTCGCGATCCGAAAGTAATTGCATCATCTTCGAGCAATTCAAAGGATAGTTCATTGAAGTGCGCGCCAAATACATTTCTGGCTTGCGCAATTCGGCTAAGCTCATCAAAAATTGGCAAGAGAATAATTGTTACCGAAGTCTCTACACCTGAAGCATCTTTCTTTGTCACGATCGTCTTAAGTTCTTGCTTCAATTTTTTGTCGAGCGCAGGCAATAGCTCACCAATCGTGAAAAGGCCATTTGCACGCTTTGGCAAGAGGCATTCGTATAATTCAACTAAGAAATTGAGCGTGGCTTCAAGTACAACACCAGCTTTGGCGCACACTAGTTGAGGGTCAGGCGGTACCTCTGTCAACAAACTCCGTAGCCTCTCAATATCGGGAACACTTCTGATATGAGTAAGGCCACCATCAAGTGTCCATCTCGTCAACTCAATGAAGTGACACTGCCCATTTCTTAGCCAGCCCCATCGCAGCTTCTGTTTCCACGGGCGATAGTGCGTCGTAATGATGCAATGCCTAAACTTTGCAGCTTCTGTGTAAAGCATCTCTACCAGCCTATCTACGTGTGGCTCATCCACACTGGCAAGCACATCGTCGAGAACAAGAATAGTGTTCTCGGGATCATCAAGTGATGCCAGGGCAAGAAAAACGCACAAGCCGAGTGTGTCCAAGTGGGATTGACTGAAGTACGCTTGTGGAGGGGTATTCCCTTTCCCTGCAAAACTTGCGCCTACCTCGAGCGATGCTCGCTTTCCTTCCTCAAGTTCAAGATTGATTTTGTTAAGGCCTTCGCCTGGATGGACGATTTCATAGAGCCTACCAACTTCTCCTGCAATCATTTTTAGCACGCAATCTGTGAATGCTTGCCTCTCCTCAACAAGTATTGCGTGTGCGCGACGCAGTTTCGGGAGTAGATCATCCAATTCCTTCTGAGTTTCAACATTCTTGCGATAGGTAGCTAATGCTTTTGCAAGAGTTGCAACAAATTTACTTTGTTCATTCCACGCGCCTTCGCATTTTATCCAGAGGGCGGGTAGATGTGATGTATCATCCAGCCACGAAGCAAGCTCATCAAATTTTTCAGGTGCAGCTAGAATTGGCAACTTTATTTCGGCAGGGAATGTTATTTCCCTGCGTGTGATCTCAAAATTTTTACCATCACGGATCATATCAGCCTGCAAAGTAGCGATTCTCTCTTTTGCAAGCTGAACGTTTTGATCACGGCTCGTTTTATTTCTAAGTGCTACCTGTAATGCGTTAAATTGAGCCAATCGCTGCGTTACAGTATTTTGTAAATTCGCTACATTTTCGTTGCTCTCACATAAAGGACAACTCACAGGATGGGGGTGCTTGGCTAGGAATGGCGTAGCTGCCTCCAAGATGCCAACCAACTCGCTAGCACCATCTGTCGCATTAAGCATAGCATTTTCAAGTTGTCGTTCCGCTATCACTAGTTCACTCTGAGTCGCAGTCAATGCAGAATTCGCTTCGTTAAATTTATTGGGGTAATCGGACAACTTCTGGTAGGTGCCTCGCAACTTTGCAAGAGTTGATGCCGCCGTTGTAAGAGAAGACAAATCACGACTAACCTCCGCTTCTGCCCAGCTTAATGCACTTTTTCCTGGTTTCCCGGCAGCTTCCCAAAACTGAGTGATAGATGTCTGATTGGCGAGAACAACAGCAATAGCTGTATCGCGGGTAGCATTGAGATTGTCAATTAATTTCTTCAATGAATCTTCAGAATTCGTCACTCCTGCGATGTCGATAAATCGGCTTATCTCCGTATATCGTTCCGCTGGTTGTGCCTCAAGCAGACGAAGAATCTGACCTCTTCTGAGAATTTCCACTTTTGGTCTTAGGCTATCCGGTTGAGGAATAACTTTTCCCTTTAGTATTGTTGCTTTACAAGTCGAAGTTCCTGCCTGCAATGTTACGGCAATGTCTGATGATGTTTTTCCGATTGATGGCCAGTAGCGTTCTGTCTTATTGCCAAGTCCACGACCCTCCAGTGAGCCGATTTTACCCTTGGCAAGGAATTCAAGTGCATCGCAAATAGTGGTCTTTCCAGTTCCATTCTCACCATAAACAATAGTAAGTTTCTTTCCTTTTTCAAAATAAAGGCTAAATGGCACAACCGAGCCACGAAGGTGCTCTATAGTGAGTTTGCTAAGGGCAGGTAAATTCACTTTTCCCCCTCCTTTCCTTGCGATAATTCAATAGCTAATCGCCAATCTTCGCCATTGAGTTTACCTTCGGAAAGTTTTGGCAGCAGCTTGGCACGATCTTCTATCCTAATTAATTTTTCTTGTAGCAACCGTTCAAGTACCTTGGCGGCCAACTGAGCTGAAGGCGTCTCCATATTCATTACCTCAATGTCCAATGCAATTTGAATATTTCAAGTGCGTTTACACGCTGTACAAGCTTACCTTCTATCACCGAAATTAATGCTTCACGCTGCTTATCCACCTGATCCTGTGCATCAAAGAGTGAGCGTCGCTTAAGATTGCGCTGTGCCTCTAACGACTTGACTAATTTTTGTCCGGAGAGTTTGTCTTCCAGAGTTAGTGCAGTTACAGCAGTACGGCGCGCTTCCTTGATTTGACGATCAATTTCTTTAATTTCTCTTTCCAGGCCAACCTTCAAGTCATCTGCCCAGCCATCCAGTTTGTCTGCCTCAGCCTCGAAGAAACGGGCATTGCGTTCTGAGATAGTGCGCTGTATTTCCAATTGGCGCTTTTGGGTTTGTACTTCCAGGGATGTGTTTTCTAAACCAATCTGAACTTGGTTGACCACATTCCCAGGAAGTGTCAGTAGTCGTGCGGCAATTTCCTCATCCAATATTTGGTCATCATCGGTTTTTGCTGCAAAAATAAGATGATCCTCCGCTTGATCGAGTGATTCAACGCTAAAAAGCGAGAGAGTCAACCAGCCGGATTTCCCAATATATTCTTCTAGTAAT
The nucleotide sequence above comes from Gammaproteobacteria bacterium. Encoded proteins:
- a CDS encoding AAA family ATPase; this encodes MNLPALSKLTIEHLRGSVVPFSLYFEKGKKLTIVYGENGTGKTTICDALEFLAKGKIGSLEGRGLGNKTERYWPSIGKTSSDIAVTLQAGTSTCKATILKGKVIPQPDSLRPKVEILRRGQILRLLEAQPAERYTEISRFIDIAGVTNSEDSLKKLIDNLNATRDTAIAVVLANQTSITQFWEAAGKPGKSALSWAEAEVSRDLSSLTTAASTLAKLRGTYQKLSDYPNKFNEANSALTATQSELVIAERQLENAMLNATDGASELVGILEAATPFLAKHPHPVSCPLCESNENVANLQNTVTQRLAQFNALQVALRNKTSRDQNVQLAKERIATLQADMIRDGKNFEITRREITFPAEIKLPILAAPEKFDELASWLDDTSHLPALWIKCEGAWNEQSKFVATLAKALATYRKNVETQKELDDLLPKLRRAHAILVEERQAFTDCVLKMIAGEVGRLYEIVHPGEGLNKINLELEEGKRASLEVGASFAGKGNTPPQAYFSQSHLDTLGLCVFLALASLDDPENTILVLDDVLASVDEPHVDRLVEMLYTEAAKFRHCIITTHYRPWKQKLRWGWLRNGQCHFIELTRWTLDGGLTHIRSVPDIERLRSLLTEVPPDPQLVCAKAGVVLEATLNFLVELYECLLPKRANGLFTIGELLPALDKKLKQELKTIVTKKDASGVETSVTIILLPIFDELSRIAQARNVFGAHFNELSFELLEDDAITFGSRVLELVEAIADQENGWPRKEKNGSYWANANETRRLYPLKKPI